One window from the genome of Magnolia sinica isolate HGM2019 chromosome 4, MsV1, whole genome shotgun sequence encodes:
- the LOC131243970 gene encoding cytochrome P450 86A1-like: MDTLTLFYFLVLATSAYAIWFWFLAMSLTGPKVWPLLGSLPGLISNRSRMHDWIASNLKRTASLTYQTTTLALPFFARGQCLVTVTCNPKNMEHILRSRFDNYPKGPIWQAAFHDLLGQGIFNSDGETWLTQRKTAALEFTTRTLRQAMARWVNRSIKLRLWRILAKASDDNVHVDLQDLLLRLTFDNICGLTFGKDPETLSPELPDNRFASAFDSATESTLQRMLYPEFLWRLKKLLGFGTEATLKKSIQVVDNYMTDAITARKQAPSDDLLSRFFKKRDSNGNSYPSSVLRRIALNFVLAGRDTSSVALSWFFHLIMKNPRVESKILSEISTVLKETRGEDRSTWIEEPLNFEELEKLIYLKAALAETLRLYPSVPEDSKYAVSSDTLPDGTVVPAGSTITYSIYSVGRMKAIWGEDCTDFRPERWISLSGDRFEMPKDGYTFMAFNGGPRTCLGKDLAYLQMKTIASSVLLRHQLEPVPGHRVEQKMSLTLFMKNGLRVYVSRRDLATVGSGAACH, translated from the coding sequence ATGGATACTCTCACTCTCTTCTACTTCCTCGTCCTTGCCACATCAGCATATGCAATCTGGTTCTGGTTCCTGGCCATGTCATTAACCGGTCCAAAGGTCTGGCCGCTCCTCGGCAGCCTCCCCGGTCTGATCTCGAACCGGTCCCGCATGCACGACTGGATCGCTTCCAATCTCAAGAGAACCGCTTCTCTCACATACCAGACCACGACGCTCGCACTCCCGTTCTTCGCACGCGGGCAGTGCCTCGTGACTGTCACGTGCAATCCAAAAAACATGGAGCACATACTTCGCTCGCGATTCGATAACTACCCCAAGGGCCCCATCTGGCAGGCCGCGTTCCACGATCTCCTCGGTCAGGGAATCTTCAATAGCGATGGAGAGACGTGGCTTACCCAACGGAAGACGGCTGCACTCGAGTTCACGACCCGCACGCTCCGCCAGGCCATGGCCCGCTGGGTCAACCGCTCCATTAAGCTGCGCCTGTGGCGCATTTTAGCCAAGGCGTCTGACGATAACGTCCACGTGGACCTGCAGGATCTTCTCCTGCGCCTGACGTTTGATAACATCTGCGGTCTGACGTTTGGAAAAGACCCGGAGACGCTCTCGCCCGAGCTGCCCGACAACCGTTTCGCGTCCGCTTTCGACTCCGCCACTGAATCGACCCTCCAGCGCATGCTCTACCCCGAGTTCCTGTGGAGGCTGAAGAAGCTCCTCGGGTTCGGCACCGAAGCGACTTTGAAAAAGAGCATCCAAGTTGTAGATAATTACATGACAGATGCCATCACGGCCAGGAAGCAAGCGCCATCAGACGACCTCCTCTCCCGCTTCTTTAAGAAACGTGATAGTAACGGAAATTCCTACCCCAGCTCCGTCCTCCGTCGCATTGCTCTCAACTTCGTGCTCGCAGGCCGCGACACGTCATCCGTCGCGCTCAGCTGGTTCTTCCACCTCATCATGAAAAATCCACGTGTCGAGTCCAAGATCCTCTCCGAAATATCAACGGTCCTGAAGGAGACACGTGGAGAGGACCGATCTACGTGGATCGAAGAGCCTTTGAACTTCGAGGAGCTGGAGAAGCTCATCTACTTAAAAGCTGCTCTGGCCGAAACGCTACGGTTATATCCGTCCGTGCCGGAGGACTCGAAGTACGCCGTATCCAGCGATACGCTACCGGACGGGACGGTCGTGCCGGCTGGCTCGACGATAACGTACTCCATATACTCGGTGGGGAGGATGAAGGCAATATGGGGGGAGGATTGTACGGATTTTCGGCCGGAACGGTGGATTTCGCTGTCGGGCGATCGGTTCGAGATGCCCAAGGACGGTTACACGTTCATGGCGTTCAATGGGGGGCCGAGGACGTGCCTGGGAAAGGACCTGGCATACCTGCAGATGAAGACGATCGCATCGTCCGTACTCCTGCGGCACCAGCTGGAGCCAGTCCCCGGTCACCGGGTGGAGCAGAAGATGTCGCTGACGCTTTTCATGAAGAACGGGCTGCGTGTGTACGTTAGTCGGAGGGATCTCGCGACCGTCGGATCGGGCGCCGCTTGTCATTAG